From the Candidatus Eremiobacteraceae bacterium genome, one window contains:
- a CDS encoding ABC transporter permease yields the protein MSAVEDPSDIATHRGRVDDIVRTARELLARVGVLLAASLVAGIIFQATTGVFFSTGNFLSIFLFMTSVAIVGFGETLVIVSGEFDLSVGSIYGLCSMSVALLWAQGWPIAAAIAAGIVIGGLAGAFNALFLTRLRVNSFITTLGTLNLYQGLTLLISHDVAFTPSTSQPGYDVYEFIGTSSPFGIPIQIFWLCGVFILMWLLLHRSVFGFWLAAIGGNPRAARAAHLPIERSKLYAFVISGVLAAVAGIIDFSLVSSVSPTAGSTLLFPVLAAVIIGGASLSGGRGTIFGTLVGAFLLEVLTNGLGLLGAGAYAQLLFSGGVILVAVAVDRWTNRMRPGVEL from the coding sequence ATGAGCGCAGTAGAGGATCCCAGCGATATCGCCACGCACCGGGGGCGAGTAGACGACATCGTCCGAACCGCCCGGGAGCTGCTTGCGCGAGTCGGTGTATTACTCGCGGCAAGCCTGGTCGCCGGTATCATCTTTCAGGCAACGACTGGGGTCTTCTTCAGCACGGGCAACTTCCTCTCGATCTTCCTGTTCATGACCTCGGTGGCGATCGTTGGTTTCGGCGAGACGCTCGTCATAGTGAGCGGAGAGTTCGACCTGTCGGTCGGCTCGATTTACGGTCTGTGCTCAATGTCAGTCGCACTGCTGTGGGCCCAAGGCTGGCCGATCGCTGCAGCCATCGCTGCCGGCATCGTCATTGGCGGTCTGGCGGGTGCTTTCAATGCGTTATTTCTCACACGGCTACGTGTGAACTCGTTCATTACTACGCTTGGAACGCTCAACCTCTACCAGGGTCTGACGCTCCTGATCAGCCACGATGTGGCCTTCACCCCCAGTACGAGCCAACCGGGGTACGACGTCTATGAATTCATCGGAACGAGTAGCCCGTTCGGAATACCGATTCAGATTTTCTGGCTCTGTGGCGTGTTCATCCTGATGTGGCTGCTGCTTCATCGATCAGTCTTTGGCTTTTGGCTCGCAGCGATCGGCGGGAACCCGCGGGCTGCCCGAGCTGCGCACCTTCCAATCGAACGATCCAAGCTTTATGCGTTCGTGATTTCAGGTGTCCTGGCCGCTGTGGCCGGCATCATCGACTTCTCGTTGGTGAGTTCCGTAAGCCCGACCGCGGGATCCACTCTCCTGTTCCCGGTACTGGCGGCCGTGATTATCGGCGGAGCGAGTCTCTCTGGAGGGCGTGGCACCATCTTTGGAACACTGGTTGGAGCTTTTCTGCTTGAGGTTCTGACTAATGGTCTGGGCCTGCTTGGGGCGGGTGCTTATGCGCAACTGCTCTTTTCGGGCGGGGTAATCCTCGTCGCAGTGGCAGTCGATCGGTGGACGAACCGCATGCGTCCTGGGGTGGAACTCTAG